From Variovorax sp. J2L1-78, the proteins below share one genomic window:
- the ssuD gene encoding FMNH2-dependent alkanesulfonate monooxygenase codes for MQVFWFLPTHGDSRYLGTTEGARTVDLAYLQQIAGAADRLGYEGVLIPTGRSCEDPWVIASSLIGATNKLKFLVAVRPGLHQPSLAARMAATFDRLSGGRVLVNLVTGGDQAELEGDGVFLDHAARYEQSAEFIRIWREIIARSHDGQTFDYEGKHLSVKGAKLLFPPTQKPYPPVWFGGSSEAAHELAAEQVDTYLTWGEPPAEVAKKIADVKARAARKGRTVKFGIRLHVIVRETEDAAWQAAEDLISRVDDQTVIRAQAAFSKMDSVGQRRMAALHAGGAKRKREDLEISPNLWAGVGLVRGGAGTALVGDAKTVAARIEEYAALGLDNFILSGYPHLEESYRFAELVFPLLPRKQRPGLPGQTLTGPFGEVVANLDAPSRLVSQS; via the coding sequence ATGCAAGTCTTCTGGTTTCTTCCCACGCACGGCGACAGCCGCTACCTCGGCACGACCGAAGGCGCGCGCACGGTCGACCTGGCCTACCTGCAGCAGATCGCCGGCGCGGCCGACCGGCTCGGCTACGAAGGCGTGCTGATCCCGACCGGCCGCTCGTGCGAAGACCCGTGGGTCATCGCGTCGAGCCTGATCGGCGCGACGAACAAACTCAAGTTCCTGGTCGCCGTGCGGCCCGGCCTGCACCAGCCGAGCCTGGCCGCACGCATGGCGGCGACCTTCGACCGGCTCTCGGGCGGGCGCGTGCTGGTGAACCTGGTGACGGGCGGCGACCAGGCCGAACTGGAAGGCGACGGCGTCTTCCTCGACCATGCGGCGCGCTACGAGCAGTCGGCCGAGTTCATCCGCATCTGGCGCGAGATCATCGCGCGCAGCCACGACGGTCAGACCTTCGACTACGAGGGCAAGCACCTGAGCGTGAAGGGCGCCAAGCTGCTGTTCCCGCCGACCCAGAAGCCGTACCCGCCGGTGTGGTTCGGCGGCTCGTCCGAAGCGGCGCACGAGTTGGCGGCCGAGCAGGTCGACACCTACCTCACCTGGGGCGAGCCGCCCGCCGAAGTCGCGAAGAAGATCGCCGACGTGAAGGCGCGCGCCGCGCGCAAGGGGCGCACGGTCAAGTTCGGCATCCGCCTGCACGTCATCGTGCGCGAGACGGAGGACGCGGCGTGGCAGGCGGCCGAAGACCTGATCAGCCGTGTCGACGACCAGACCGTGATCCGCGCGCAGGCGGCGTTCTCGAAGATGGATTCGGTCGGCCAACGGCGCATGGCTGCGCTGCATGCCGGCGGCGCCAAGCGCAAGCGCGAAGACCTCGAGATCTCGCCCAACCTCTGGGCCGGCGTCGGCCTGGTGCGCGGCGGTGCCGGCACGGCGCTGGTGGGCGATGCGAAGACAGTGGCGGCACGCATCGAGGAATACGCCGCACTCGGCCTCGACAACTTCATCCTCTCGGGCTACCCGCACCTCGAGGAGTCGTACCGCTTCGCCGAACTCGTCTTCCCGCTGCTGCCGCGCAAGCAGCGCCCGGGCCTGCCGGGCCAGACGCTGACCGGACCCTTCGGCGAGGTCGTCGCGAACCTCGATGCGCCATCGCGCCTCGTCTCCCAGAGTTGA
- a CDS encoding aliphatic sulfonate ABC transporter substrate-binding protein, producing MTSSLSLTRRGALGTLAALGAASAFAQGTSTVRIGYQKSSTLIVVLKTQGTLERQLAPLGVKPSWHEFTSGLPLLEALNLDNLDFSADVADTVPVFAQAAGAQLTFVAQEAPSPAAQAILVREDSPIKTLADLKGKKIGFAKAAGAHYLLIAALDKAGLSLKDIEPAYLTPADGRAAFEKGAIDAWVVWDPFLAAAQRQSKVRVLADGTGIASYQRYYLASTKFATARADVLGVIYAELAKAGQWVKANPKDAAALLAPVWGIDAATVEQANARRSYAVRPASLDVIGEQQKIADAFFAEKLLPRKIDALASPLFKPGAGA from the coding sequence ATGACCTCATCGCTGTCCCTCACGCGCCGTGGCGCGCTCGGTACGCTGGCCGCACTTGGCGCGGCGTCTGCCTTCGCGCAGGGCACGTCGACCGTGCGCATCGGCTACCAGAAGTCGTCGACGCTCATCGTCGTGCTCAAGACCCAGGGCACGCTCGAACGGCAACTGGCCCCGCTGGGCGTCAAGCCGAGCTGGCACGAGTTCACCAGCGGCCTGCCGCTGCTGGAAGCGCTCAACCTCGACAACCTCGACTTCAGTGCCGACGTGGCCGACACCGTGCCGGTGTTCGCGCAGGCAGCCGGCGCGCAGCTCACCTTCGTCGCGCAGGAGGCGCCGTCGCCCGCGGCCCAGGCCATCCTGGTGCGCGAAGACTCGCCCATCAAGACGCTGGCCGACCTCAAGGGCAAGAAGATCGGCTTCGCCAAGGCGGCCGGTGCGCACTACCTGCTGATCGCCGCGCTCGACAAGGCGGGCCTTTCGCTCAAGGACATCGAGCCGGCCTACCTCACGCCGGCCGATGGCCGCGCGGCCTTCGAGAAGGGCGCGATCGACGCGTGGGTGGTGTGGGACCCGTTCCTCGCCGCCGCGCAGCGGCAGTCCAAGGTGCGCGTGCTGGCCGACGGCACCGGCATCGCGTCGTACCAGCGCTACTACCTCGCGAGCACCAAGTTCGCGACCGCGCGCGCCGACGTGCTGGGCGTGATCTATGCCGAGCTGGCCAAGGCCGGCCAATGGGTCAAGGCGAATCCGAAGGACGCCGCGGCCTTGCTGGCGCCGGTGTGGGGCATCGATGCCGCCACGGTCGAGCAGGCCAACGCGCGCCGCAGCTATGCCGTGCGTCCTGCGTCGCTCGACGTGATCGGCGAGCAGCAGAAGATCGCCGACGCCTTCTTCGCCGAGAAACTGCTGCCGCGCAAGATCGATGCGCTCGCATCACCGCTGTTCAAGCCGGGAGCCGGGGCATGA
- a CDS encoding TOBE domain-containing protein produces the protein MSIQAINVRNQFKGKVKEIIRGDVVSEVDVETPWGIVTSVITTRSVDELQLKPGSDVVALVKSTEVSIAKL, from the coding sequence ATGTCCATTCAAGCCATCAATGTCCGCAACCAGTTCAAGGGCAAGGTCAAGGAGATCATCCGAGGCGACGTCGTCTCCGAAGTCGATGTCGAGACGCCCTGGGGCATCGTCACCTCGGTCATCACCACGCGCTCGGTCGACGAGCTGCAGCTCAAGCCCGGCTCCGACGTGGTCGCGCTGGTGAAGTCGACGGAAGTGTCGATCGCGAAGCTCTGA
- the ssuC gene encoding aliphatic sulfonate ABC transporter permease SsuC — translation MTEQVQPLPATNAPSFAGLKGFGANVAGRLVPWIVPVTLIVAWQIASSLGWLSTRVLPAPLDVVKAAWTLTASGELWTHVKVSAGRALAGLAIGGGLGLALGLLTGSVKFFETLLDSTIQMVRNIPALALIPLVILWFGIDETAKLFLISVSVFFPIYLNTFHGIRNVDPQLIEMGRTYGLSRWQLYREVILPGALSSILVGLRFSLGLMWVILIVAETISAQAGIGYLTMNAREFLQTDIVLVGILLYALLGKLADLFARGLERWWLRWHPGYQAK, via the coding sequence ATGACCGAACAAGTGCAACCCTTGCCGGCGACCAACGCGCCGTCCTTCGCGGGCCTCAAAGGCTTCGGCGCCAATGTGGCCGGGCGGCTGGTGCCGTGGATCGTGCCGGTCACGCTCATCGTCGCCTGGCAGATCGCGTCGTCGCTCGGCTGGCTGTCGACGCGCGTGCTGCCGGCGCCGCTCGACGTGGTCAAGGCCGCGTGGACGCTGACGGCCTCGGGCGAGTTGTGGACCCATGTGAAGGTGAGTGCCGGCCGTGCGCTGGCGGGGCTCGCGATCGGCGGCGGGCTCGGCCTCGCGCTGGGCCTGCTGACCGGCTCGGTGAAGTTCTTCGAGACGCTGCTCGACTCCACCATCCAGATGGTGCGCAACATCCCGGCGCTGGCGCTCATCCCGCTGGTGATCCTGTGGTTCGGCATCGACGAAACGGCCAAGCTCTTCCTCATCAGCGTGTCGGTGTTCTTCCCGATCTACCTCAACACCTTCCACGGCATCCGCAATGTCGACCCGCAGCTCATCGAGATGGGCCGCACCTACGGGCTCAGCCGCTGGCAGCTGTACCGCGAGGTGATCCTGCCGGGCGCGCTGTCGTCGATCCTCGTCGGCCTGCGCTTTTCGCTGGGCCTGATGTGGGTGATCCTGATCGTGGCCGAGACCATCTCGGCGCAGGCCGGCATCGGCTATCTCACGATGAACGCCCGCGAGTTTTTGCAGACCGACATCGTGCTGGTCGGCATCCTGCTCTACGCACTGCTCGGAAAGCTGGCCGACCTCTTCGCCCGCGGGCTGGAGCGTTGGTGGCTGCGCTGGCACCCCGGCTACCAGGCCAAGTGA
- a CDS encoding sulfate ABC transporter substrate-binding protein — translation MSLRRDFIKLSLGAALASGMALTAVPSFAQTVNLLNVSYDPTRELYVDYNKAFAAYWKGKTGQDVVIKQSHGGSGKQARSIIDGIDADVATLALAGDTDALVKHGGLVKADWQKRLPHNSAPYTSTIVFLVKKGNPKGLKDWDDLIKPGVQVITPNPKTSGGARWNYLAAWEFAKRKYGGPDGGDSKAKDFVAKLYKNVPVLDTGARGSTITFVQRGVGDVLLAWENEAYLALKEFGPEKFDIVAPSISILAEPTVAVVDKVVDKKGTRAVAEEYLKYLYSDEGQDIAGRNYYRPTSEKAKAKYDKQFPKLTLFTIDQAFGGWEKADKAHFADNGSFDQIYTNK, via the coding sequence ATGAGCCTTCGCCGCGACTTTATCAAGCTTTCCCTCGGCGCCGCCCTCGCGAGCGGCATGGCCCTCACGGCCGTGCCGTCCTTCGCCCAGACGGTGAATCTGCTCAACGTGTCGTACGACCCCACGCGCGAGCTGTATGTCGACTACAACAAGGCCTTCGCCGCCTACTGGAAGGGCAAGACCGGCCAGGACGTGGTGATCAAGCAGTCGCACGGCGGCTCGGGCAAGCAGGCGCGCTCGATCATCGACGGCATCGACGCCGACGTCGCCACGCTCGCGCTGGCCGGCGACACCGACGCACTGGTCAAGCACGGCGGCCTGGTCAAGGCCGACTGGCAGAAACGCCTGCCGCACAACTCGGCGCCCTACACCTCGACCATCGTGTTCCTGGTGAAGAAGGGCAACCCCAAGGGCCTGAAGGACTGGGACGACCTCATCAAACCGGGCGTGCAGGTCATCACGCCCAACCCCAAGACCTCGGGCGGCGCGCGCTGGAACTACCTGGCCGCCTGGGAATTCGCCAAGCGCAAGTACGGCGGCCCGGACGGTGGTGACAGCAAGGCCAAGGACTTCGTCGCCAAGCTCTACAAGAACGTGCCGGTGCTCGACACCGGCGCGCGCGGCTCGACCATCACCTTCGTCCAGCGCGGCGTGGGCGACGTGCTGCTGGCCTGGGAGAACGAGGCCTACCTGGCGCTGAAGGAATTCGGCCCCGAGAAGTTCGACATCGTCGCGCCCTCCATCAGCATCCTGGCCGAGCCCACCGTGGCGGTGGTCGACAAGGTGGTCGACAAGAAGGGCACGCGCGCCGTCGCCGAGGAATACCTGAAGTACCTCTACTCCGACGAAGGCCAGGACATCGCCGGCCGCAACTATTACCGCCCGACCTCCGAGAAGGCCAAGGCGAAGTACGACAAGCAGTTTCCCAAGCTGACGCTCTTCACCATCGACCAGGCCTTCGGTGGCTGGGAGAAGGCCGACAAGGCGCACTTCGCGGACAACGGGTCCTTCGACCAGATCTACACCAACAAGTGA
- a CDS encoding oxidative damage protection protein: protein MARMVQCIKLGKEAEGLDFPPYPGDLGKRLWENVSKEAWAAWLKQQTMLVNENRLNLADQRAREYLKRQMEKHFFGEGADVAQGYVPPAA, encoded by the coding sequence ATGGCACGCATGGTCCAGTGCATCAAGCTCGGCAAAGAGGCGGAGGGGCTCGACTTCCCGCCCTACCCTGGCGACCTCGGCAAGCGGCTGTGGGAAAACGTCAGCAAGGAAGCCTGGGCCGCCTGGCTCAAGCAGCAGACGATGCTGGTCAACGAGAACCGCCTGAACCTGGCCGACCAGCGCGCCCGCGAGTACCTCAAGCGGCAGATGGAGAAGCACTTCTTCGGCGAAGGCGCCGACGTGGCGCAGGGCTACGTGCCGCCCGCGGCCTGA
- a CDS encoding sulfonate ABC transporter substrate-binding protein: MTRPAIPRRRLIQGAAAAVLLPSISAFAQAPARTLRIGNQKGILSLLKGRGMLEKQLAALNVSVKWTEFTAGPVQLEALNVGSIDFGDVGEAPPIFAQAAGAPLAYVAATVPRPAVEAVIVPKGSAIRTVADLKGKKIALNKGSNVHYFIVKLAEKHGLAYSDLNLVYLPPADARAAFEKGSVDAWVIWDPFLAAAQTTLDARLLADATGVVGNRAYYFSSLDYVAKNADVLKLVVEEINRIDQWAEANQGAYATELAALLGLPKPALDLFVGRNRYGTTPITKAILAEQQQIADTFFALKLIPKKINVLDAAAAGIA, encoded by the coding sequence ATGACCCGTCCTGCCATTCCTCGCCGCCGCCTGATCCAGGGCGCTGCCGCCGCCGTGCTGCTGCCATCGATCAGCGCCTTCGCGCAAGCCCCCGCGCGCACGCTGCGCATCGGCAACCAGAAGGGCATCCTCAGTCTGCTGAAGGGCCGGGGCATGCTGGAGAAGCAGCTCGCGGCGCTGAACGTGTCGGTGAAGTGGACCGAGTTCACCGCCGGCCCGGTGCAGCTCGAGGCGCTCAACGTCGGCTCCATCGACTTCGGCGACGTGGGCGAAGCGCCGCCGATCTTCGCGCAGGCCGCCGGCGCGCCACTGGCCTATGTCGCGGCGACGGTGCCGCGTCCGGCGGTCGAAGCCGTGATCGTGCCCAAGGGTTCCGCGATCCGCACGGTGGCCGACCTCAAGGGCAAGAAGATCGCGCTGAACAAGGGCAGCAACGTCCACTACTTCATCGTCAAGCTGGCCGAGAAGCACGGCCTGGCCTACAGCGACCTGAACCTGGTCTACCTGCCGCCGGCCGATGCACGCGCCGCCTTCGAGAAGGGCTCGGTCGACGCCTGGGTGATCTGGGACCCATTCCTCGCCGCCGCGCAGACCACGCTCGACGCCCGCCTGCTGGCCGACGCGACCGGCGTGGTGGGCAACCGCGCCTACTACTTCTCGTCGCTCGACTACGTCGCGAAGAACGCCGACGTGCTGAAGCTCGTCGTGGAGGAGATCAACCGCATCGACCAGTGGGCCGAAGCCAACCAGGGCGCCTACGCCACCGAACTGGCGGCGCTGCTCGGCCTGCCCAAGCCGGCGCTCGACCTCTTCGTCGGCCGCAACCGCTACGGCACCACGCCGATCACCAAGGCCATCCTGGCCGAGCAGCAGCAGATCGCCGACACCTTCTTCGCGCTCAAGCTGATCCCGAAAAAGATCAACGTGCTGGACGCCGCTGCGGCCGGCATCGCCTGA
- the ssuE gene encoding NADPH-dependent FMN reductase gives MTVLLIAGSPTTPSRSSALLEAVGQRLEGRGARIERIAVRDLPAQPLLHADWSHPAVERVIAQVAEARVVVIATPVYKAAYSGILKVLLDLLAQDALKGKTVLPLATGGSPHHMLALDYALRPVLQALAARQILPGVYATDSQVTLTPEGAYQVHADLARRLDDAAEALAAEGLKLAPRRGFDPVPFSQVRCSV, from the coding sequence GTGACTGTTCTTTTGATTGCCGGTAGCCCGACCACGCCTTCGCGTTCGTCGGCCCTGCTCGAAGCGGTGGGCCAGCGGCTGGAAGGCCGGGGCGCCCGGATCGAACGCATCGCCGTGCGCGACCTGCCCGCGCAGCCGCTGCTGCATGCCGACTGGAGCCATCCGGCGGTCGAGCGCGTGATCGCGCAGGTCGCCGAGGCGCGCGTGGTGGTGATCGCCACGCCGGTCTACAAGGCCGCCTACAGCGGCATCCTGAAGGTGCTGCTCGACCTGCTCGCGCAGGACGCCCTCAAGGGCAAGACGGTGCTGCCGCTGGCCACCGGCGGCAGCCCGCACCACATGCTGGCGCTCGACTACGCGTTGCGCCCGGTGCTGCAGGCGCTGGCCGCGCGGCAGATCCTGCCGGGTGTCTACGCCACCGATTCGCAGGTCACGCTGACGCCCGAGGGCGCCTACCAGGTGCACGCCGACCTGGCCCGTCGGCTCGACGATGCCGCGGAGGCGCTGGCGGCCGAAGGCCTGAAGCTCGCGCCGCGGCGCGGCTTCGACCCGGTGCCCTTCTCTCAGGTGCGATGTAGCGTCTGA
- a CDS encoding ATP-binding cassette domain-containing protein, translating into MSAVFEAPIIAGGVKLEIRNVHKRYGEREVLRNTQLTIEPGQFIAIVGRSGCGKSTLLRLVAGLEPSTDGTLSTDGRTIDGLHDDTRIMFQEARLLPWRRVLDNVTLGLPSHLRARGREVLAQVGLADRENEWPARLSGGQRQRVALARALVHHPRLLLLDEPLGALDALTRIEMHRLIESLWQTHRFTALLVTHDVQEAVALADRVILIEDGRIALDENIALARPRSQGDPAFAAIEKRILDRVLQKPATEEAESANDTRWADGPAHVLRWAV; encoded by the coding sequence ATGAGTGCAGTATTCGAAGCGCCGATCATCGCGGGCGGCGTGAAGCTCGAAATCCGCAACGTGCACAAGCGCTACGGCGAACGCGAGGTGCTGCGCAACACGCAGCTCACCATCGAGCCGGGCCAGTTCATCGCCATCGTCGGGCGCAGCGGCTGCGGCAAGAGCACGCTGCTGCGGCTGGTGGCGGGCCTGGAGCCCTCGACCGACGGCACGCTGTCGACCGACGGCCGAACCATCGACGGCCTGCACGACGACACGCGGATCATGTTCCAGGAGGCGCGCCTGCTGCCGTGGCGCCGCGTGCTGGACAACGTCACGCTTGGCCTGCCGTCGCACCTGCGCGCGCGGGGCCGCGAGGTGCTCGCCCAGGTCGGGCTGGCCGACCGCGAGAACGAATGGCCGGCGCGCCTGTCGGGCGGCCAGCGTCAGCGCGTGGCGCTGGCCCGTGCGCTGGTGCACCACCCGCGGCTGCTGCTGCTCGACGAACCGCTCGGCGCGCTCGACGCACTGACGCGCATCGAGATGCACCGCCTCATCGAGAGCCTGTGGCAGACGCACCGCTTCACCGCGCTGCTGGTGACGCACGACGTGCAGGAGGCGGTGGCGTTGGCTGACCGCGTGATCCTGATCGAGGACGGCCGCATCGCGCTCGACGAGAACATTGCCCTCGCACGGCCGCGTTCGCAGGGCGACCCGGCCTTCGCCGCCATCGAAAAACGCATCCTCGACCGCGTGCTGCAGAAGCCTGCTACCGAGGAGGCGGAATCCGCCAACGACACGCGCTGGGCCGACGGCCCGGCCCACGTGCTGCGCTGGGCGGTTTGA
- a CDS encoding cysteine hydrolase family protein — protein MNTAVLVIDVQQGLCEGDDAAFASAETIARINQVSTKARAAGRPVIFIQHESNDGALVHGSAGWQLAQGLEALPTDLRVRKTAADSFHRTALQDLLQQHGIDALVVCGMHTEFCVDTTTRRALALGYPVTLVEDAHTSAGNAALSAPQVIAHHNITLSNIESFGPRVRLVAAAALRFDGC, from the coding sequence ATGAACACCGCCGTCCTCGTCATCGATGTCCAGCAAGGCCTGTGCGAGGGCGACGATGCCGCCTTCGCGTCGGCCGAAACCATCGCCCGCATCAACCAGGTGAGCACCAAGGCCCGCGCCGCGGGCCGGCCGGTGATCTTCATCCAGCACGAGTCGAACGACGGCGCCCTCGTGCACGGCAGCGCCGGCTGGCAGCTGGCGCAGGGCCTTGAAGCGCTGCCGACCGACCTGCGCGTGCGCAAGACCGCGGCCGATTCCTTCCATCGCACGGCGCTGCAGGACCTGCTGCAGCAGCACGGCATCGACGCGCTCGTGGTCTGCGGGATGCACACGGAGTTCTGCGTCGACACCACGACGCGTCGCGCCCTCGCGCTGGGCTACCCGGTGACGCTGGTGGAAGACGCGCACACCTCGGCGGGCAATGCGGCGCTGTCGGCACCGCAGGTGATCGCGCACCACAACATCACGTTGAGCAACATCGAGAGCTTCGGGCCGCGCGTGCGGCTTGTGGCGGCGGCGGCTCTGCGCTTCGACGGCTGCTGA